A segment of the Labrus mixtus chromosome 15, fLabMix1.1, whole genome shotgun sequence genome:
GACAGTGTGATTGTACATAAAAGAGTACAGATGAGTCAGTGCTTCAGGAGTTCTTCCATGTAGACGGCATTCATACGATAAGCTGCCATCCAGTTGTGGGCCATGCTGTAGTAGCTTGTGTAACCTTGGTCCTGAAAAGGAGACATGGAGGAGTAGTAGTCGTTCCAGGCTCTGTAGCAGGTTCTCCAGTATTCATCAGCACTCTCTTCCACTTCTTCATCAGCATCACGCTCTTcgtcatctctttctctctttcgctctctgtTCAAATCCCCTGCAACGTGTTTGCTccttttctccatctttcttGATGCGTTTGTGCCACCACCTGATGGAGGTGTCTGATTGGGTCTCCTGTTGGATTTAACAGCCGCTACATGTTTATAGTTCTCAGAGGAGTGAGAAAAAGCTCTCCCGGTTGGTGCATAGGTTGTCTGGTTGTACACTTCCGGTGCAGAGGACGTACAAACTTCAGTTTCTGTTGCTTCGACCTTGGGTTTGAATGCAGGGGGTGTCTTCTCGGCATCCGTTTGCCGTTTTGATAGCGCGCTCTTTTCATCTTTCGTGGCATTTTTTATCTCATCATCAGGATCCGACTGTAAGTTGGATTTTCTCTGTGTTCGCTTCGGCTTGAAACTTTGAGCTTCGTCATCATGAAGCATGACAGACTCTCTGTGGCCGCTCTGATTGTCTACGCCGCCATCCTCTTGACCTCTGAAATCCCTGATGACCTCCACTGATCTACCCAACCCCTTAGTGATGAAGTTCTCAAAGTCCCGCTCGGCCTCCTCTAAGGTCATAAACCTCGACCTGCAAGTCTTGAATGAGCTGAGGGGAGGGATCTTTGGTAGAGCGTCTTGCAGCTCTTTTCGAGTCGGCGCTGCAGATACTTTTCTGGGATTCCCTTCACCAAGTGCTTCCAGCCTGGGTGCAGGATTGGTCTTCTCTGGCCTCCTTTGGATGCTGTGCTCTTGTTCTTGATTTGTGACCACCTTGGCacgcttcttcttctctgtcctgGAGGACAGCTGGGATAAAGCGCCTGGAGTGGAAGCCTTGGTGCAGACGTCCCAGTCGCAAGGCTCATCCATCAAACCGGGCTCTAAGACggctaaaaacacagaaacagatgaGAGGGAAAAGTTAAGCATAGTAACATTTGTAAAGGCTTTTTTAAGGGCACATCCGGCATGATACTCACAGGGCAACACGGACAAACTCAGGCCACACTTTTGAGCGATGGCCATCATCTTGTTTTCCTCCTCGCCATGGCAACAGTAGGTCACCGCAAGCCCCTGAGTGCCTGCAAACATCAAGTAATGCTGATGAGAACACATTCGAAtgacacaaatgcagtgaggcAGTGAGTTGTGTGTCAAGGGAAGCACGAAGAGAGTGTGTGCAAGCTATGAACATTTACATTCTGTGTGTGAGATACAGCACAAGGTCCAGATAGTTAAATGCAGAATTAGGAACTGATTGACCTTCTCAACAGGTCAAACCTGGTGCCTGCACGACGAAGCAGGATTTTTGGTCATTGAGGTAACTTCAGTGTTGAATCTGTGTTCGAATGTGGTAAGAAGCGTGCTTTCTAAGGGGTGGATCACCGTGGCAACATCTGCTAAACACCTAATCTGCTCAGGAACAAATTGTTTGGGACCTACTGACCAATCGGATCTCTTGATCCCAGAGGTCAGTGAGCTGAGCGTAAGAGGGGAGACAACAGACACTAATCAAAGCACTGAAggcttcctcttctttttttacatttaagatttaaaaataatccttTACTGCTCTGAATACTGTCGAAGCTGCAGCTGTAACACTACATCTTAAAACAGTCACACATGCTGCATAAGAGGAAATTATTCGTTTAAGGAAATAAACAGGAGTTATAATACTCTAATGTATTCCACTAAATATGATTAAGTGATATCATAATCCTACATTTGGAATTGCACACtcagtgattgttttttttgtgccagtTCTTACAGCATTTGTGTCGATTTTTAGTGTGTACATCagcctgtgtgttttacctcttcatgtttttctcccCTTTAATGTGAAACATGCTCTTAGAAACTCTGAGTTTCCTTATCAGGTTGATAAACGTCTCAGTGTGATCTCCTTTGTCGTGGTTACTGCAGCCATATAGCTGAAAGATATGTGTGTTGAGCTTGCTTCATAGCACAGGCCTCTGCTTGTACTTCAGAGGCTTGAACATTGATATACAAATATTATATCAGCATGAGAGGAACTCTTTCTAAATGTTCTGCAACAATGTACATTAACAAATGCTAGTgggtgaaaaatgttttttttttaaaatgttaacaaaaTATATGTTTCAGAGTTATATTTTGAAGTAAGTTGGAGGTTTTGACTCCATTTATTGTGCAAGAGTGCACAATTAAATGTTTCCCAAACAGAAGAAAGACCCTGCAACTACTATGCAAAGTCTCCAGGTTCCTTTTCATCCTCACAAGGCCATCAACCGTTCCCCAAAGCAGGTAAATGCTGCACATCACACTTCAATCACCACTGTTTGAATCAGCTACAACCATGACCGTGTATTTGAGACTAACCGAAACGGCCGGCTCGCCCGATTCGGTGCATGTAGGTCTCCCAGTCCTGCGGCAC
Coding sequences within it:
- the ddx20 gene encoding probable ATP-dependent RNA helicase DDX20, producing the protein MAASWRKAAHDIETRKRTDDVLLSEGIDFSSLLLSRAVLDGLSSSGFQKPSPIQLKAIPLGRCGLDLIVQAKSGTGKTCVFCTIALDSLVLENPATQVLVLAPTREIAVQIHSVVMAIGCAMEGLECHVFIGGRPVGQDKLHLKKCHIAVGSPGRIKQLIELGMLSTASIRLFVLDEADKLLEEGSFQEQINWIFSSLPTNKQMLALSATYPESLAAHLTRYMNEPTFVRLNPSDMGLKGLKQYYKLVQSHPLPHKVFEEKVQHLLELFSKIPFNQALVFSNLHTRAQHLADILSSKGLPAVCISGGLSQDQRLEAMSKLKQYQCRVLISTDLTSRGIDADKVNLVINLDVPQDWETYMHRIGRAGRFGTQGLAVTYCCHGEEENKMMAIAQKCGLSLSVLPSVLEPGLMDEPCDWDVCTKASTPGALSQLSSRTEKKKRAKVVTNQEQEHSIQRRPEKTNPAPRLEALGEGNPRKVSAAPTRKELQDALPKIPPLSSFKTCRSRFMTLEEAERDFENFITKGLGRSVEVIRDFRGQEDGGVDNQSGHRESVMLHDDEAQSFKPKRTQRKSNLQSDPDDEIKNATKDEKSALSKRQTDAEKTPPAFKPKVEATETEVCTSSAPEVYNQTTYAPTGRAFSHSSENYKHVAAVKSNRRPNQTPPSGGGTNASRKMEKRSKHVAGDLNRERKRERDDEERDADEEVEESADEYWRTCYRAWNDYYSSMSPFQDQGYTSYYSMAHNWMAAYRMNAVYMEELLKH